The sequence AGCACTTGAAAAAGCTAGAGGGCTCAAAAAATGCTTGTTAATAATAGCTAGTGTCACAACATTGCCTTCTTTATTTAGCTTAGACTTCTTTTATCATGTTAATATTTGTTGTCTCACCCTATTTAATTATAGGTGAAATCAGTATTTTTGGTTGTGGAACCGCGTTCCCGTGTTTCTCGTGGTTTTGCTTTTATAACAATGGATTCTGCTGAGGGTGCCGACCGCTGTATCAAATACCTAGATCAATCTGTTCTTGAAGGCCGGTACATAACTGTGGAGAGGGTAAGCTGTCTGTTTTTTAAGAAACTATTACATGGACTATTTAATTCTATGATAGTCTGTTTGACGTGAAGGTTTTCTGGTTATATTCAGAAGACATTGCGCCAGCTATGTTGGCAGAAATCAAAGATGATGAGTCTATCCATTGGAACAAGCTAAAACAGCTTTTCACTTGCATCTGATCAACTAAATATCAACTATATTGTCCAACAACTTTACAACATCAGCAAATACTCTCAAATAAACAACGGTCTTTATCAACATTGTAATCGAGCATTTATGGTATTTCATACAtggcatttttttttaattttacccTTTTTATAGATTCCGATTTAGAATGAAAGAGATGATCAGTTTCTTAGTAAATCTTTCTGCCATGTTTCTTTTCCTAGATTGGAACAAGTCAGTAAAACTTAGATATGATTTCTCTGTTTTATCTACATTCATTTTTTAGGTTTTATTATTTCTTTGCcctctttttctgtgagatatgCATTGTTTGTATTTCAACTTATTTAGTTTTAGACACTGCTTCACTAGAGTAGATGTAGTGAGGCCATTTATTTCCATGCAGTCCCGGAGGAAACGTGCAAGGACTCCCACCCCTGGTCATTACCTTGGTCTCAAAAGCACTCGGGGTGATGGTAAGTTATCTAGTGTAACTTTGTCTTTAGATATCATGAAAactttctcatcatttaaaTGCAAGGTTATCGAGGTGATCGTGGATCATATCGTGGAGGTTCGAGCCGGGATGATTATGGATACCAGAGGTCATCTAGGCGTTCTCCTTATAGAGGTGGACGTGATTACTCTCCGAGGCGTTCTCCATATGGGGCTGGACGTGATTACTCTCCGAGGCGTTCACCTGCTGTCAGAAGATCAAGAAGGGACAGGTCGTATTCGCCATGACAGCTTTTAACCTGTCATATGTGTTTGACTTCAGGTGAAAGGATGAACATATTAATCATGTTTGTTTTTCTAGGACTAAACTTCTCACTTCAAAGAGTTCTTGGTAATGCTTTGCACGAATTAAGATATATTCTCTATTATGTTTTGATACTTTTGTCTGTTACAGACTAATGGTTATCAAGCTCTATAAGAATGCTGTCGCTTGTTTGAATTTATGATTTGTGTTTTTCTTCTTAATCTTTTCGACTCTAAACGGGCCAGCGTTGAATCGGCCAAGTTTCCTTGGGCCACTTGATCAGTTTAAATGTTTTCTTACAGTTACGAATCTTTATCCATGAGACGGATCAAACcattcatatttacaataaatagttATACATttggcataaaaaataatacattatcaCGTGTGATCCAATTAGGAGGTTCGTTTCATGAAATTTATACGTTAGACCGTTTGACAAGAGTTTTTGTATATGTACTTTATgtaaaaatagtatttttttggTATACTTTACAATAAAATGCTATTTTTTCTCTCATATATTATGGACAATCGTGTGTTACATATAACAGTAGGACACGACAAAATTCGTTTTGGCTTCTTTGGGAGTTGTCTTGTGATCCAGAAGGAAAAGAGAgggaatttaaaaattttggatgTTTGGGAGATTTTAATGGAAAGAAAAGAAGGGAAAACTTGGTAGACACTTAGAATAAAACTTAGCTTTCCTTCCAAATGTGGAAAGAAATGGAAGGAAAGTTAGAATTCtcctttttcttttctcttctctcTCCCGACATCCAAACGCAAACTAAACCATAATGTAGTAGACGAATCAGTGTCAAACGGCAATAAGGTAACGTTTGTAAATGAACGGGAAACAGGAAAAGAAAGGCTATTCATCTTCCGTTGCGGGCTTATGGATCTAGTGGATTGTCCCAATAAACTATTTACTTAGTTATCGTCACTGGCTGCAGATCTAGCTTGGTCAATAGGCTATGGAATAAACGTATGGAGACAGGATTACTATAAACTACCCGGCTTAGTTCAATGATTTATGAGTtgaataaaatttcatgaaaaaatgtccataatatttttttaaaacatttacaAACATTATATAAGAATTTCGAAAAGCCTTTTAAGTTATTCAAACACCATAaaagaagcacaaagttcaTTCTCACGACATTTGTtactaaacttttaaaatacatTTTCCGAACTCTTGTATTCAATCATTTGTAAAAATTTACTAAAAGTTATAAAATAAATGATGTTAAAATAGACAGATGTAACTCGGTCTACGTGTataatctcttttttttttttgcccgaaaaatagAGCTAACATTTCTTTTACAACCAATTTTCGTAGGAAAAACTTCATTAATAAAAGTGAATATACAGTAGCTCGAAATTTCATAAATTTGTTATATATACACACTTATGTTTAGAAGTTGCAAactaaactaaaaataatagtcttttaaataatatattttgtaaATTACTACAAAATCCATTTATGGCTTGTCAATAAATCAGTAATCGGTAGTACAAATGCCAAGAAAAGATTCAATATCAATCGAATTTTATACGTTTAGGCACCGTTCTGTTCaccatattactaatatatatataactcatCTTATCTCAtctcacgttcttctcatcatattatttatccatatattaactatttattttacatcaatcaaatcattaattatttatctcatatcaatcaaatcattgaattcaaattactatattacctcttataaataatataatttttattttatttattgttaaaaaaacaaaatagtcatttaacatttttatgtaaaatttaatcaatcaaatcaaataaaccataatctatcaatcaaattcaatactattttaactatcatttcttatttattttttattacattatattacttatctatatattacttatatcatacctcaaaccaaacggtgtctTACACTAATGTTGCTTcagtaatttaaattaaaaagaaactAGTCCAatgttttattacaaaaatTATGACATTTGAATATCCAAGCAATtccatggttttttttttaaattaatttttaccaAACATAGATTTCATTTATGAAATTCTAAGATCCAAAATGGGAGAACACAACAAACTGTGTGAGATTCTTTGAAGCCAGCTTGCTTTGCTAATGCTTAAAATTCCTTTTCTGTCCTCTCCTTTCCACCAAGGTTTAAGGTTAACATGGCTACATCGAGTTGGAAATTACAAATTAGCCCTTCGCTTGGAGTTTCTGGAAGCATATTTTCCAGAACAATAACTTTCCCATTATCAGGGAGTGCTTCATAGCATCTCTTCAATATTTTCAAGCAATGTGCATCACTCCAGTCATGAAGAATATATACACTGTTGataataaaagattaattaaataattatgaaaaaatTACGCAATGAAAAAGGACGTTTATCgactaaaatttattttaaaggaAAAACCGCAAATTtgatcatgtatgtttgtcactttgcgattttggtactatgtttttatattttagttttagtcctgtatgttccGATTTTTAGTAATTTCGgtcatttttattcgaaaatacttacgtggcactgtacacgtcagctacacatcagcactgaattggtgccacgtcagcgctaCGTcggaaaaaaggactaaaattacaaaaaaaaataaagatagcggactaaaactgaagtttgaaaatataaatgactgaaattgcaaagtgacaaacattcaggaccaaaaaaacaattttccctaTTTTAAATATacagaataatattttttaagaacATAAGTTTCTATAGATTATATTtgattaattataatataaaataaaccagtggttaaataataaatcaataataATGTCTTAATTTTATAGTGGTTGGAATACTTTTACTTTTGAGAAGTTTTACACGATAATAATTATATGTTACCTTCATAAAAACGGCATCGGCTTTTGGAACGCTAACGAACATGTCGCCACCAATGTTCTCCACACctgcaaattataatatataccaACTTTAGTTTGAGggtttattaaatatatatagtaCGTGCAAGAAGCTGGTAAAAATATGGGAATTAAAGTGCATGCTTTCAGGTAAGAGTCTATTAATTTCACATTTCATGTACAATTTTTAGTAACAAATTAACGAAGAACTAACTCAATATACCGGGATAAGATGGGGCAATATTCCGAATAACATGGggcaagtcgaagttaatggcCTTTATAGTTGGATGTTTGGATAGGATCATGTGTATTGAAGCTCCGGTCTCTCCTCCGACATCCACCAAAGTTTCTAAACCCTCGAATCCCTCGTACGCTTCGACGAGTTTCTTCATCACGATTGTCGAATCATTGGACATGGCTGTGTTAAAAACCTTGCTGAACCTAGGATCCGTGGCCAGATATTCGAACGCGCTCATGTTATAT comes from Henckelia pumila isolate YLH828 chromosome 4, ASM3356847v2, whole genome shotgun sequence and encodes:
- the LOC140863531 gene encoding uncharacterized RNA-binding protein C25G10.01, yielding MADSPRARYVQSPPWEENMKSRSRSRSNSRSRSRSWSRPRPKSRSRSGSRDRGRTEVVNKGDTLYVTGLSTRVTERDLEDHFSKEGKVKSVFLVVEPRSRVSRGFAFITMDSAEGADRCIKYLDQSVLEGRYITVERSRRKRARTPTPGHYLGLKSTRGDGYRGDRGSYRGGSSRDDYGYQRSSRRSPYRGGRDYSPRRSPYGAGRDYSPRRSPAVRRSRRDRSYSP
- the LOC140867565 gene encoding caffeic acid 3-O-methyltransferase 2-like; the protein is MQLASIAVLPCVLKVVIQLDLLELMKKKGPGAFVSPTELAAQLPTSNPEAHGMLNRILRLLAAYSIVNCRAKTLLDGSVQRLYSLAPVSKFYTRNDDGVSLAPMLIFSLDKILAETRDQLKYSILEGRNAFNKAYNMSAFEYLATDPRFSKVFNTAMSNDSTIVMKKLVEAYEGFEGLETLVDVGGETGASIHMILSKHPTIKAINFDLPHVIRNIAPSYPGVENIGGDMFVSVPKADAVFMKYILHDWSDAHCLKILKRCYEALPDNGKVIVLENMLPETPSEGLICNFQLDVAMLTLNLGGKERTEKEF